Genomic window (Helianthus annuus cultivar XRQ/B chromosome 3, HanXRQr2.0-SUNRISE, whole genome shotgun sequence):
TTATGAATGCATCATTTATAAGGTGACTTTCCACATACACAACTCCTATAACTCTCATCTCTTTAAGTTCTTTTGTATTAATGTatatgcctatatatagtggcatTTGTATATGGTGTATACATCTCAATGAATAACAATTCTCTATTCTATCTTTCTCTCTATGCTCATTTGATATTTGCGCTTTAGTTCATATACTAGTCGCTAGTAGGCcgttgtttcacaacacgttatcagcacgaaagtGCTCTATGTGTTTTGCCACCTTTGGTCCCTTTTTCCTCGCCTTTGATGTGTATTACTTTACAGCCTAAATCAATCTCGCACGCTGAGAAAGCAGCCCAATAATTATCCAAAAAGATGAAGGTATGATGCTTCGTAAAATCTCATATAGCAAATTTTATATTTCACtatgttgatgcaacaaacacgggaccaaggatggtagctggactggtcaggcaaaagggctgaaaggtttgattttgcctaacgcaggtcgcggggtccctccacgtttgcaaaacgtggaaggaggttcactagtatatttgagttatttgctttgaagttctttctccaagattgacccggatcaagaaaagaaagcaaatagaatgaatgagatgaatctgatgaagagtTATTTGGAAGTGACAAGAACTCTTCAAATgacaagagattaaggaatctctctgCTTTTCGGAATGTCCTTGAAGTGTtattgagctgtcttcttatagtggaagacacttctcgaaatggtatggactatactagtgagacctgtttgcttatggagggtttccccttttggggttcaaggctttggacccctggttaatagggtgtgcctgtacagacctgctctgactttgtgagttggtgagcgtgagttggtgagatgagttggtggacatgactagttactgttcctcgattcactcattatgcagcttttcatccgatgaacctttcaaccttttaagctctttgcatattaatggttttatttgtctttgggctacccccgtcgtcagccccccaagtcagaggttttttgGGGTATTaggctcaaagacttctgacttttatgcatgtcttttaaaggcttcaagggttcgttgtttggaggcttgaagggtttgaggcggttactttttgaattttgaaatttaatcgatttgacagttgattggacatgtgtcaggcggcggattggcagagatttttatttttatctttaatacCCTTACTTTACTCTTATATTCATTTTTACAATTACAAAACTTCATCATTTTCCCTTCAATCATTCACAGTTTTTCCTCCCTCAGGTTAGTTTTCTTCTCCGTTTTCACTTTTACTTTTTTCGatcatgggtgcccttaaggatttagcgaggTCATTTTCTCGGTTGACACAAGAGGAGGTAGACCTGTTTTGCCTTGAATATGGTATCGATAAACAGTTTAATCCGACCGCCCCTGCTTGCGATGCTTCCGTTGACAAACCGATTCCTGGTTTTATTGCTTTGTATTGTCGGCATTTTGAGTGGTctaatcttcgttaccctttttcgttTTTTGTTCTAAATTTGCTTGAATATTATCGAGTGTCTTTTGGGCAAGTACATCCGAAaggaatggctagggttttgcactttgaagtgCTGTGTCGTGCTTTAGGTTATGATCCTTCATTGTTGCTCTTTCGGAGGTTCTTCCGGTTAGCcaaaaatggtgattggtttacttttgagaacacaaaggttgatacttgtctTGTTTCATCCATGGTTACAACCCTTGGATCATGGAAGAATacgtttttctgggtttctgaatccattattcctttcaaaatggtgtggaggcatccggatgctgttctcaacgATCCGGAGCCTTCCGAGTCTGAATTGAATGATGCCtttctttcagccattcgggggtgcccttcgagggttcgcccttttcccgaacatttgttagtgcttttaggggttagtaatatttgggcaAAAGTTGATCGGGATCCGGTGTTGATGAGAAATGGCCTTGGTATGCATTTTTTCCCTTATACCTTTTCATCTTACTTTGTTTGTGacttattttctttatttgttttttggcagttatgtctgctttggacttcaTCAAGAGTGACGATACGTCCGATGTGGTTTTTGAAGATGCTCCGACTGTTCCGGGTGAAAATGTTGTTGTGAGGACCTCTGAGCAGAGGTTTGAGGGTTCAGGTTATGTCAGTGTTGCAAATGCGAAGGGTTTTACCAAGTCCAATGTTCCCAAGCCTTCAACTCGCCGGTTATCTCGTCGTTTACTGAAAGctgctcctcaatccacttccactgagccagtggatttgaGTGATGATATCGAGGCTTCTGAGGATCAGGCTGAAGTGgaggttgagaaggagaaggAATTAGTTGTGCGTGGTAAGAAGGTTCGAGGGAAGAAGGGTGTTACTACCCCTGTTCAAGAATCGTCGAGCAGagacgttgaagggttgaaccCTGAGGGCACTTATGTGCCTACTTGGTTGGTTAAGAATGATGACACTTTTAAGGATGCTACTGTTTGTGaagatgctcttagtcatcttgctcctccttcCGTTCGTGAAGCTattgctgagatggatgatgacactatgttatctcgcatggttttaactacttgcaaccttgcagccatgcttccccaagggattacacgctttcgccaaaggatgcgggagtatgaggatttttctaaaaagaaagacaaaatgaaatcctcccttgcatcgatgaagaaggaagtggctgggtttgcagagaaggaggCAGCTTGGAAGAAGGAGATTGAGGATCTGAAGAAGATGCATGCCATTGAGATGGGTGACCTGAGGAAAAGTTTTGAAGCAAATTTGTTGAAATTGAAGGCTGACCGAGAGGCCTTATCTGTCCAGCAGaaggcttttcgtgaagaaaaggaGGGGTTGAAGGCTTCCGTTGGTCAGGTGACTGCGGATAATCAGTGGTTGATCGAGCATGGGTTTCAGCAGATTGTGACTTATCTTTTGCACTCTAAGgaatttaactctgcccttggtgatgtttacacaaaGCTGCTGAACCTGGGGAAGCATCAAGGCCTTACTGCTGGCTATAAACTTCATGAATCTGGGCAACCTTTGGAGAAATCACCCATGTTTCGCCCTGAGGCTTCTGATGTCTTcaaggcttctgttgagcagatggagaggctaacctacccCTTTATTCATGAGGTATCCTCTTGttttggtaagcctttgtctgttttacaggggttgaagcctgaggggttaaatgagaaggtttgtgctgaggttttgggttccTTGTCAAAGAAGAGGTCTTACTCCGGGGACAGTGATGATACCCTTTCGAGTCTGCCTGAAACCTCGAAAGATGCTGGTTTGGAAACCTCTGCAGTTGGTGGTGAAGAAGTTGTGAAGGTGAAGAAGACAAAGAAAGCTAAAAAGTCTAAGGGTGAAGGTTCCAAGCCCTCTGATAACTGacatttattcgtagctttcttagcaaacattttatgttttgtaatgttttaaacaatgtttaggttttggggacCCTTAAGGTTCCCATGGTTGGTTGGTTGGGCCTATATGGCTGTTGAACATTAGTTTTATTTGCAAGTCACTAGGGCTTGCTTTAACTGTCTTatgaaggtcttttatggcctttcTAACTTATGACATGATGTTTGTCGTTGATGTTTTTGTTGGTTCCATTTGCTTGGTTTTGTTTTGTGGGGTTTCAACCCTTCAGGCTTTTTGTACAGTTGCTGgtgggttgaagcctttaacctttcaagctcGGTACCTGTTGGTTGATCTTTGGGTAGCTTCtgatttggtttgtatgtttggttgataggcttgtttgtttttattttcttgccttgtctttgtttactttgtctttatgttttttacactttaaagggttcagtgctgcagtcactttgccttagtgtttatcatcaagacgtagtatctatccttttcttttatttcGTTGTGATTTGTTTGGTTTCGTAAGTCTGATTATTGGGTACATTttttagacttaaggaacgattggtgtaggctgttcaaacctgtctatgagacactatggtttttctttgataagtctcatggagttgtattgatttaggaactcaccccttatataggtccattcaacccttgaacctattgagcgatatggcctgggagctcatccccttacatggcccttgccatggagttttttgctacgttctcaacctgatattaggatagaaagacaagtttgataaagtaacttcattcattcaagcaacatttgcttttacaaaaggtttttgttttgccacaaaccaaactttctaaacatagaattttcttaaagtttttccgttccagtgccttgggagcctcttgccttctagatctcccagcttgtaggatccacccttgtgtgcttcgaggatggtgtatggcCCCTCCCATTTTGGGCCTAATTTTCCTTGGTTTTCCTTTTTGCTGGCCTCATTGTTTCTGAGAACTAGGTCTCCTGgcttgaatcgttcgttcttgaCCTTTTTGTTGTAATATGCTTCCATCTTTTGCTTGTATTTGGCCtcttgtattgctgcttgatcccggGCCTCTTCTaagagttgtaagttcaacatggtctcttgtgtgtttacctcgggatccatgttgacaattcgttgggttacaactcctatttcagcggggattacggcttcggatccgaataccaagctataaggtgtttttctgtgacttgctttttctgttgttctgattgcccataaaacgctaggcaattcttccagccaattactttcatatctccccaatcttgtcttgatgccttccactatgcttctgttggtcctttcaacctgaccgtttgattgcgggtaagccactgagctgaagatttggttgatcctgtactctttgcaccaaaggctgaagggtttctcagcgaattgtttcccattatcggtCACAATTACCCCTGGCAGCCCATAGCGGCATATGATGTTCTCCCATACAAAGTCTATGATTTGCTTTCCTGTGATTTTGGCAAGGGGTTTGacctctggccatttgctgaagtaatcaattgctaccaacaggaattttactccccctttgcttggagggaatggtccaactatgtccattccccatttatggaatggccatgctgaaGTTATGGGGACCAAGTCATGTTTTGGACTTTTTGGTATTGGGGAGTGGATTTGGCAGGCATcgcatttcttcaattgctcgacggtatcccgatgcattgaaggccagaagtatcccaagttcatgagttttgcaaccaccgacctagctccgaaatgagctccacatattccttcatgcacttctttaaccaaatacttgctttgttcagggcccacacaccttagcaatggtgcaaggtatccttttttatagaggatttctccttgcaacacatattgtcttgctttgatctttaccctttcagCTTCTATTTGATCACTTGGTAGTTCGTTGTTTTGAAGGAATTTCtttatgggagtcatccaatttggatcttcctcggtgaccacatcttgtACTTCTAATTCGTCAATTGAacgagccttcaacacttcaaccaacaccttttttgtgaggtgggcgaatgtgagggacgctaacttgcttaaggcgtcagcctttttgttttgggatcttggaatctgtttgatgttgcatgcctggaaggtgttcattaattcctttgatttttctttgtaccttctcatgttgggctccttggcgacatagctgtcattgacttggcttgatactagtagcgaatcagtgaacacttcaagctttttgactttcatttctttggctagccggaggccagcgatcagtgcttcgtattcagcctcgttattagtggtctgaaagttgaaacgaagagcatatgtgaattctagcccctcagggttgattaggattacaccagctcctgacccttcaacgcttgaagccccgtcggtgaacagtttccaggcttcagggttggagggttcagtggttgtggtgtttacttcttcagtCTTTTGGCTTGGGACTTCTACTAGGAAGTCAGCCAAAACTTGAGCTTTGAttgcttttcgtgggacataggtgatgttatgttcacctagttccactgcccattttgccaatcttCCTGAGTTTTCAGGCTTTTCAAGCACgttcttgacaggttggtcagtgaccacttgtataggatgtgcttgaaagtatcttctaagccttctggctgtttggaccaaggctagggctagtttttcaaggggaggatatttggtttcagctagttttaaagttttgctgaaaaaatagacgggtacctgagccttgtccctttcaatggtgaggactgcactgatggcttcgtcggcaactgagaggtacaccgatatgagctccccgGTTTCAGGTGCTGCAATATCTGGCAGTGAAGcaaggtgctgcttcatttgattgaaagctttCTCAGCCTCctcggtccatctgaaatctttcttatctgaacaattcttgagcgttttgtagaacgGTAGGgacctttcggccagttttgaggtaaaacgcttcaaggctgcaagcttcccattcaagctttcaacctccttcttggttcttggtggtttagcttcgagaacagcttttactttgttggggttggccttgatgctttgttttccaacaatatgacccaggaattttccttcatcaAATCCGAACGAACATTTTTccgggttaagcttcatgttgatctttctaagattcttgaaggtttcttggatgtcatcaagcATCTGGTACTCCGTTTTGCTTTTGATTACCAGGTCATCGACATACGCTTCCATGTTTCTTCCAATTTGGCTTTCGAAGGCTTTATCGACGAGTCGTTGGTAAGTGGCTCCTGCGTTCTTGAgaccaaaaggcattttttggtaacagaaaatgcccttgtctgtgtggaaagccgttttttcttcatcctcttctttcATGAGGATctggtgatagcctttgtatgcatcaaggAAGCATTTGAACGGGTATCCCGTGAGGGAATCAACCTTAAGGTCAATTTCTGGGAGCGGGTAGcaatctttaggacaagctttgttaagatccttgaaatctatacacattctccaagagttgtcgggttttcGGACCATGACAGGATTAGCAATCCATGATTGATACTTAACCTCTCGGAGGATgccagctgatacaagcttttcaacctcttggcaagctgccaggcttctttcaggtgccaaacttcttttcttttgaaccactggCTTGACATTCGGTGGTATTCTTAgctcatgttcagcaatgcttcgagggatcccggtcatgtcttcgggagaccaggcgaacacatcgctgtgatgttttagcagcttttcaaggtatgaaagagtaTCTTGAGAGAGGTTGGGATTGACCCTTATCCGCTGTTCGGGGTACttagggttgatgactaacccCTGCTTGTCTTTCTCGTCATTAGAACTTTCTCCTTCGATCaggtaagcttcctgagagggttgaagggttgcaatccCTCTCTCGGTTGGAAActtgacagtgccatggccaacagacacagccatgtaaaatgcacattgtccgggcctccctatgattacgtcgtagttggaagggatgttgataaccacgaaTGTTAGTGATCGGGTTCTTTCCTTTGATCCCTCTTTAAGACAAACATCAAGGGTTATTTGCCCCAAAGGCTTCAGGGTTATGTCAGCGATACCCTTTATGGAGGTcccggagggttgaagccttgaacgctccTCATTGCttagttgattgaaaaacttctcgaacatgatttcagtggctgctcccgtgtctatgtatgctttgcaTGTTTGTAAGGTACCCACGAtggcttcaaccacaaggggaccaGGGAGCGGGTCCTTCCTTGTTGGGGGGAAGCAAACACACTGAAGTTCCCAATCCTCCAACCGTCGCTTCTTGTAAGGGACCTTTTCGTCAGAACataccatgtttacttccttccctttgttttcggccatcttgtctcgaactccCTTGACCAAATGGGCAAGTTCCCCTGACTTGACAGcttcttcaattctctttttcagctggaagcaatcgttggtgtgatgtcccttttcttcatggaattcacagaactgagtggagttctcgtttttccgacttttgggaagaggcctgggaggtctgaagttttgcttgacctcttccgttgccaggatttcttgaggggttttggtgagaggaGTGAAACTCATACTCTTATCCCTGCTTGGAGGGTTTcgcccttcaacccttcgagggtctgaaccctttgagcgtctgtcgtaagaattaaagtttcctctctttctggctgggctgCTGCTTCGCCAACCGGAACCccttttcctttgttccttgatATCAACAGCTTCTTCTCCTCGGATGTGAGCCTCAgctctttcaagggcttcttccagggttttgggtagagatttgttgaaatctcgtgtgagatacttggaggttatggcgttcataaaaccggcaaCCCTCATTTTCTCATCAGCCCCCACGTAGGTTAGCCCTTCTTTCTTGTACCGTTCAATGAATGCTCGTAGGCTTTCATCATCTCGTTGTTTTATTTGGAAGATTACAGTCGCGTCTTTAACGTAtctcctttgttgggagaagtttgccaggaagcctctgctgagatcatcaaagcttcgaatgctttgagcaggtaggtcgttgaaccaaaTTCTAGCGGACCCAatgagggtttgcatgaacattaggcaacattcagcattcgaccatttttctattcgagcagcacCAGTAAAGATTTGAAGATGATCTTCGGGGTCTTCGGTCCCATCATACGTTTTGATGTGGGCAGGCATTTTGATTTTTGACTGGAAgtcataatcagctatctgtcttgaaaagcatgaaaggttgcttggcttgtaaggtttagccaagtcCTCTTCAGGTCTCGTGCCTCCGTTGTTATTATTGCCTTGGTTTCCCTGGGTGGCcagcacttgattgatgaagtgctGCCAAGGGAAGTGGGCCATCATCTGAGACATCACATTGGGCATGAAATtgaaaccttgaaggcttccaggACCAACCGAGCAATTTACCCCAAAAGGGGTGCTggcaacagcacttcgtgctaaagggagcacggacagggcttgctcccatgtggtattcagagaagtgggacaactggtcaccggggattgtaggagttggtcgagtgttaactcgtgtcccagaggGGTACCACTAAcagttggttgggaagagagaatGGGATGAACAGTGGGGTTCGTCACAGTGGACAGATAAGGGTGCAGGTTTGAAGGGTTGCTAGGACCGGCTTCACTTCTTGTAACGAAGGGTGGTAGAGGTGGTCCAGGAGATAACGTTGGCTCAGGCTCGTCGtaatctagacgaatccttacacccttttccctttctctgttcacatgttggttaagaagtgaTCTCAGCTCAAGGAAGTTAtgagcgaccccctcgggggtaagttcaacgcgtgtcggagtgtcagacacaccaacgttgggagacggagctccagatctggatggggttggtgtgttaaaggtgaggaactcgggtgtactccccggagttgaaaaaggcgttgttattgttgtgtgagcttgac
Coding sequences:
- the LOC110907021 gene encoding uncharacterized protein LOC110907021; amino-acid sequence: MGALKDLARSFSRLTQEEVDLFCLEYGIDKQFNPTAPACDASVDKPIPGFIALYCRHFEWSNLRYPFSFFVLNLLEYYRVSFGQVHPKGMARVLHFEVLCRALGYDPSLLLFRRFFRLAKNGDWFTFENTKVDTCLVSSMVTTLGSWKNTFFWVSESIIPFKMVWRHPDAVLNDPEPSESELNDAFLSAIRGCPSRVRPFPEHLLVLLGVSNIWAKVDRDPVLMRNGLVMSALDFIKSDDTSDVVFEDAPTVPGENVVVRTSEQRFEGSGYVSVANAKGFTKSNVPKPSTRRLSRRLLKAAPQSTSTEPVDLSDDIEASEDQAEVEVEKEKELVVRGKKVRGKKGVTTPVQESSSRDVEGLNPEGTYVPTWLVKNDDTFKDATVCEDALSHLAPPSVQKEAAWKKEIEDLKKMHAIEMGDLRKSFEANLLKLKADREALSVQQKAFREEKEGLKASVGQVTADNQWLIEHGFQQIVTYLLHSKEFNSALGDVYTKLLNLGKHQGLTAGYKLHESGQPLEKSPMFRPEASDVFKASVEQMERLTYPFIHEVCAEVLGSLSKKRSYSGDSDDTLSSLPETSKDAGLETSAVGGEEVVKVKKTKKAKKSKGEGFGDP